Proteins from one Impatiens glandulifera chromosome 2, dImpGla2.1, whole genome shotgun sequence genomic window:
- the LOC124924358 gene encoding F-box protein CPR1-like yields MSILPNEALKDNENLKRCNETRLLIAASLSFERSTPLYYFSLEGNSMKDDYGQLQLLKVVNHPLVNQLFSNHIWGSANGLVCISNQIEFILNWNPSSRMSEGVTVEVNTFGENLFNGFGRDRWGDSYKPEIIHNKDDGTMTLRDAVDILSIWNPTTTKSIILPLRSKSWHKVKKFENDYPDNLEGSGITNYSTADLNFYSCLASLGGCLSLTCHHYSGNVDVWLLKEYGGMNESWSRIITIPAPRGFVKPVSYSGPRGFVKPVSYSKCDKKVLINMENCLTWYNLQSQMLERPMNAAMNVELKEMTLCLETLVSVDG; encoded by the exons ATGTCGATTTTGCCAAATGAGGCGCTTAAGGATAACGAGAATCTTAAACGCTGCAATGAAACACGTTTACTCATAGCAGCGTCTTTATCGTTTGAAAGGTCAACACCACTCTATTACTTTTCGCTGGAGGGTAACTCGATGAAGGATGATTACGGCCAACTTCAGTTATTAAAGGTGGTGAATCATCCACTAGTTAACCAACTTTTTTCGAACCATATTTGGGGTTCGGCTAATGGTTTAGTTTGCATATCAAACCAGATAGAATTCATTCTTAATTGGAATCCATCTTCGAGGATGTCTGAAGGCGTTACTGTGGAAGTTAATACTTTTGGGGAAAACCTTTTCAATGGATTTGGTCGAGACCGATGGGGTGACTCTTATAAGCCAGAGATTATACACAACAAAGACGACGGAACCATGACATTAAGAGATGCTGTTGATATATTGAGCATATGGAATCCGACAACTACCAAGTCCATAATCCTTCC TCTTAGATCAAAATCGTGGCATAAGGTGAAGAAATTTGAAAACGATTATCCAGATAATTTGGAAGGTTCTGGAATTACG AATTATTCAACCGCCGATCTCAATTTCTATTCTTGTTTGGCTAGTTTAGGAGGATGTTTATCATTAACTTGCCACCACTATTCAGGGAATGTAGATGTATGGTTGCTGAAGGAATATGGTGGGATGAACGAATCTTGGTCGAGAATTATTACAATTCCTGCACCTAGAGGTTTCGTGAAACCAGTCTCTTACTCTGGACCTAGAGGTTTCGTGAAACCAGTCTCTTACTCTAAGTGTGACAAAAAAGTCTTAATAAACATGGAAAACTGTTTAACTTGGTACAATTTACAATCCCAAATGTTGGAAAGGCCTATGAATGCTGCTATGAATGTTGAGCTTAAAGAAATGACTCTTTGTTTGGAAACTCTGGTCTCTGTGGATGGATAA